A genomic stretch from Neomonachus schauinslandi chromosome 16, ASM220157v2, whole genome shotgun sequence includes:
- the RPL18 gene encoding 60S ribosomal protein L18: protein MGVDIRHNKDRKVRRKEPKSQDIYLRLLVKLYRFLARRTNSTFNQVVLKRLFMSRTNRPPLSLSRMIRKMKLPGRENKTAVVVGTITDDVRVQEVPKLKVCALRVSSRARSRILKAGGKILTFDQLALDSPKGCGTVLLSGPRKGREVYRHFGKAPGTPHSHTKPYVRSKGRKFERARGRRASRGYKN, encoded by the exons ATG GGAGTTGACATCCGCCACAACAAGGACCGAAAGGTTCGGCGCAAGGAGCCCAAGAGCCAGGACATCTACCTGAGACTGTTGGTCAAG ctgTACAGGTTTCTGGCCAGACGAACCAACTCTACCTTTAACCAAGTCGTTTTGAAGAGGCTGTTCATGAGTCGCACCAACCGGCCACCTCTGTCACTTTCCCGGATG ATCCGGAAGATGAAGCTGCCTGGCCGGGAGAACAAAACAGCTGTGGTTGTAGGGACCATAACCGACGACGTGCGTGTCCAGGAGGTGCCCAAACTGAAG GTGTGTGCGCTGCGTGTGAGCAGCCGTGCCCGGAGCCGCATCCTCAAGGCTGGAGGCAAGATCCTCACCTTCGACCAGTTGGCCCTAGACTCCCCCAAGGGCTGTGGCACCGTCTTGCTCTCTG GTCCACGCAAGGGCCGAGAGGTGTACAGGCATTTCGGCAAGGCCCCGGGAACCCCACACAGCCACACCAA GCCCTACGTGAGATCCAAGGGCCGGAAGTTCGAGCGCGCCAGAGGCCGCAGGGCCAGCCGAGGCTACAAAAACTAA